In Cotesia glomerata isolate CgM1 linkage group LG1, MPM_Cglom_v2.3, whole genome shotgun sequence, one genomic interval encodes:
- the LOC123260698 gene encoding tRNA (guanine(10)-N2)-methyltransferase homolog, whose product MSVSKKYLFWFAQEHVDFRVSEINSILSLFKIVSSKLKPTEALTHQPYWIVETDCEATIKKIASRSVSIRFCIELWTQASDFSKFHESLRLYSNEKLSYYSHQEKSFKIIVETFCKHFSQKEKVAKIETLNYLPFEGPVDLSNPDNSFYYIEYYGINSNNKSEKPEKLFFGKWIADGQRNLIQKLSLKTRKFIGTTSMDPQLSLLMANQAQVKNGDIILDPFVGTGSLLVAAAQFGGYILGADIDFMMLHARTRPTRITQKTRSSDESVAANIKQYGKSSCYLDVVVSDFSKAMWKPQMRVDVIITDPPYGVREATERIGTVKKSPIIQENQVSTHIPSKIVYSLPLIFNDLLNFAVQHLVLNGKLVCWFPVYRECYSMEQLPSHPCLQMIANSEQILSIHASRRLLTYMKIREPCDDDVVNTLNMLDFREMYFALRDETRKEKRTKQAIERATNKAKWEEQCKK is encoded by the exons atgagtgtgtcgaaaaaatatttattttggttCGCACAGGAGCACGTTGATTTTCGTGTATCG gaaattaattcaattctaAGCTTATTCAAAATAGTCTCATCCAAATTGAAGCCAACTGAGGCACTAACACATCAg CCTTATTGGATTGTCGAAACTGACTGCGAAgcaactattaaaaaaatagctaGTAGATCTGTGTCGATAAGATTTTGTATAGAGCTTTGGACGCAAGCATCagatttttctaaatttcacGAAAGTCTACGATTATACTCAAACGAAAAGTTATCATATTATTCACATCAAGAAAAATCATTCAAGATTATTGTTGAAACTTTCTGCAAACATTTTTCTCAAAAAGAAAAAGTTGCCAAAATTGAA ACTCTTAATTATTTACCGTTTGAAGGACCAGTGGATTTGAGTAATCCTGACAACAGCTTCTATTACATCGAGTATTATGgcattaattcaaataataaatctgaGAAACcagaaaaactattttttggtAAATGG atagcTGACGGCCAAAGAAACTTGATTCagaaattatcattaaaaactcgaaaatttattggaactaCTTCCATGGACCCTCAACTTTCGTTACTTATGGCTAACCAAGCACAGGTTAAAAATGGTGATATTATACTTGATCCGTTTGTTGGAACCGGCTCTCTTTTAGTAGCTGCTGCACAATTTGGTGGCTATATTTTAGGAGCTGATATCGATTTCATGATGCTGCATGCCCGAACAAGACCAACAAGAATAACTCAAAaa aCAAGAAGCAGTGATGAAAGTGTAGCCGcaaatattaaacaatatgGAAAAAGCTCTTGTTACCTAGATGTTGTTGTGTCAGATTTTTCAAAAGCTATGTGGAAACCACAAATGCGTGTCGATGTCATCATTACTGATC CACCTTACGGAGTTCGAGAAGCAACGGAACGTATTGgaactgtaaaaaaaagtccAATTATTCAGGAAAACCAAGTATCTACTCATATACCATCAAAAATCGTATATAGCTTACCTCTTATAttcaatgatttattaaattttgctgTTCAACATTTGGTACTAAATGGAAAGCTGGTTTGCTGGTTTCCAGTATATCg agAATGTTATTCTATGGAACAATTACCATCCCATCCTTGTTTACAAATGATTGCTAATTCAGAACAAATATTAAGTATTCATGCAAGTCGAAGACTATTAACATATATGAAAATAAGAGAGCCATGTGATGACGATGTTGTAAATACTTTGAATATGTTAGACTTCAGAGAAATGTATTTTGCATTGAGAGATGAAACACGTAAAGAAAAAAGAACTAAACAAGCAATAGAACGAGCAACAAATAAAGCAAAATGGGAAgaacaatgtaaaaaataa
- the LOC123260941 gene encoding PRKCA-binding protein isoform X1: MEFDDDFLFEEDKMGMIITSGNVTIRKNPSNLIGISIGGGSPYCPCLYIVQVFDNTPAALEGTLQSGDELCSVNGISVKGKTKEDVAAMIQSSENQVSINYNKLHADPRQGRTLDIALKKVKHRLVESMGSATADALGLSRAILCNDALVQKLITLQRTESLYKDLVAHAKSMLHAFFDLIQIHKVFGDAFVSIGVREPQPRASEAFRKFGEQHRQIEKFGKLMLKMLKPILSDLGTYLHKVIPDTRLTISKYADAKFEYLSYCLKVKELDDEEQSYIALQEPLYRVETGNYEYRLVLRCRQDARLKFAKQRSDVLVKLELLDNKHVQDIVWQFQKFASSLSSYYSKTQSLLSTTSLFPVEVDLTRSAFHYKLSEQQIVTEDDLYSDAELRNEDDENKINPILGIDTE; encoded by the exons gGGTATGATAATTACGTCCGGTAATGTGACCATAAGAAAAAATCCCAGTAATTTGATAGGTATCAGTATTGGTGGTGGATCTCCATATTGCCCTTGTTTATATATTGTTCAAGTATTTGACAATACCCCTGCTGCTTTGGAAGGAACTTTGCAGTCAGGAGATGAATTATGTTCTGTTAATGGAATATCGGTAAAAGGAAAAACCAAAGAAGACGTTGCCGCTATGATTCAATCGTCTGAAAATCAAGTAAGCATCAACTATAACAAACTTCATGCTGATCCTCGTCAAGGACGGACGCTAGACATAGCGTTGAAAaaa GTTAAACATCGTTTAGTGGAAAGTATGGGTAGTGCAACAGCTGATGCTCTTGGATTATCCAGAGCTATTCTGTGTAATGATGCTCTTGTTCAAAAACTTATTACTTTACAGCGTACTGAAAGTTTATATAAAGATCTAGTAGCTCATGCTAAATCAAtgctacatgcattttttgaTCTGATACAAATTCACAAAG tattcgGAGATGCTTTTGTATCAATAGGAGTGCGAGAACCTCAACCTCGTGCCAGTGAAGCATTCAGAAAATTTGGAGAGCAACATAGGCAAATagaaaagtttggaaaattgaTGTTAAAGATGCTAAAACCAATTTTAAGTGATTTAGGGACTTATCTTCATAAAGTGATTCCAGATACTCGGTTAACAATCAGCAAATATGCTGACGCCAAGTTTGAATATTTATCTTATTGTCTGAAAGTAAAAGAATTAGATGACGAAGAACAGAGTTACATCGCTCTTCAAGAACCATTATATCGTGTTGAAACAGGAAATTACGAATATAGATTAGTTTTAAGATGCCGACAAGATGCTCGGTTAAAGTTTGCTAAACAAAGATCAGATGTTCTTGTAAAATTAGAGTTACTAGATAACAAACATGTTCAGGATATCGTCtggcaatttcaaaaatttgcttCTAGTCTATCAAGTTATTATTCGAAAACTCAAAGTTTATTATCTACCACAAGTTTATTTCCGGTTGAAGTTGATCTTACACGGTCTgcatttcattataaattgtcCGAACAACAAATCGTAACTGAAGATGATCTTTACAGTGATGCGGAATTAAGAAACGAAGATGATGAAAACAAGATCAATCCAATTCTAGGAATAGAcactgaataa
- the LOC123260976 gene encoding uncharacterized protein LOC123260976 translates to MVFTNWFTELLFLQSLFQDANFEGTMNDTEKAAWVSFKNVSQNFLGNNRNSHLDHFPDNCGDYSEEQGERFHQDISEMESRYQGNWSVNMMADFCWMLKREVPKENRKRKRNPLRRSFEDKRVRYKRRKV, encoded by the exons ATGGTCTTCACCAACTGGTTTACAGAATTGTTATTTCTACAATCTTTATTTCAGGATGCAAATTTTGAAGGAACAATGAACGACACAGAAAAAGCAGCTTGGGTAAGCTTCAAAAATGTTTCACAAAACTTTTTGGGAAATAACAGAA ATTCTCATCTTGACCACTTCCCTGACAATTGTGGAGACTATAGTGAAGAACAGGGAGAACGTTTTCACCAAGACATCAGTGAAATGGAGAGTAGATACCAAGGAAATTGGAGTGTTAACATGATGGCAGATTTTTGTTGGATGTTAAAAAGAGAAGTACCCAAAGAAAATCGTAAACGAAAGAGGAATCCACTACGAAGATCATTTGAGGATAAAAGAGTGCGATACAAACGAAGGAAAGTTTAG
- the LOC123260941 gene encoding PRKCA-binding protein isoform X2 encodes MIITSGNVTIRKNPSNLIGISIGGGSPYCPCLYIVQVFDNTPAALEGTLQSGDELCSVNGISVKGKTKEDVAAMIQSSENQVSINYNKLHADPRQGRTLDIALKKVKHRLVESMGSATADALGLSRAILCNDALVQKLITLQRTESLYKDLVAHAKSMLHAFFDLIQIHKVFGDAFVSIGVREPQPRASEAFRKFGEQHRQIEKFGKLMLKMLKPILSDLGTYLHKVIPDTRLTISKYADAKFEYLSYCLKVKELDDEEQSYIALQEPLYRVETGNYEYRLVLRCRQDARLKFAKQRSDVLVKLELLDNKHVQDIVWQFQKFASSLSSYYSKTQSLLSTTSLFPVEVDLTRSAFHYKLSEQQIVTEDDLYSDAELRNEDDENKINPILGIDTE; translated from the exons ATGATAATTACGTCCGGTAATGTGACCATAAGAAAAAATCCCAGTAATTTGATAGGTATCAGTATTGGTGGTGGATCTCCATATTGCCCTTGTTTATATATTGTTCAAGTATTTGACAATACCCCTGCTGCTTTGGAAGGAACTTTGCAGTCAGGAGATGAATTATGTTCTGTTAATGGAATATCGGTAAAAGGAAAAACCAAAGAAGACGTTGCCGCTATGATTCAATCGTCTGAAAATCAAGTAAGCATCAACTATAACAAACTTCATGCTGATCCTCGTCAAGGACGGACGCTAGACATAGCGTTGAAAaaa GTTAAACATCGTTTAGTGGAAAGTATGGGTAGTGCAACAGCTGATGCTCTTGGATTATCCAGAGCTATTCTGTGTAATGATGCTCTTGTTCAAAAACTTATTACTTTACAGCGTACTGAAAGTTTATATAAAGATCTAGTAGCTCATGCTAAATCAAtgctacatgcattttttgaTCTGATACAAATTCACAAAG tattcgGAGATGCTTTTGTATCAATAGGAGTGCGAGAACCTCAACCTCGTGCCAGTGAAGCATTCAGAAAATTTGGAGAGCAACATAGGCAAATagaaaagtttggaaaattgaTGTTAAAGATGCTAAAACCAATTTTAAGTGATTTAGGGACTTATCTTCATAAAGTGATTCCAGATACTCGGTTAACAATCAGCAAATATGCTGACGCCAAGTTTGAATATTTATCTTATTGTCTGAAAGTAAAAGAATTAGATGACGAAGAACAGAGTTACATCGCTCTTCAAGAACCATTATATCGTGTTGAAACAGGAAATTACGAATATAGATTAGTTTTAAGATGCCGACAAGATGCTCGGTTAAAGTTTGCTAAACAAAGATCAGATGTTCTTGTAAAATTAGAGTTACTAGATAACAAACATGTTCAGGATATCGTCtggcaatttcaaaaatttgcttCTAGTCTATCAAGTTATTATTCGAAAACTCAAAGTTTATTATCTACCACAAGTTTATTTCCGGTTGAAGTTGATCTTACACGGTCTgcatttcattataaattgtcCGAACAACAAATCGTAACTGAAGATGATCTTTACAGTGATGCGGAATTAAGAAACGAAGATGATGAAAACAAGATCAATCCAATTCTAGGAATAGAcactgaataa
- the LOC123265293 gene encoding probable tubulin polyglutamylase ttll-15, with protein sequence MAEKVKKKILLNPTIISKIHNRLSKLQNYILNTKIKVFYSSVIYIVILLTFLYLLSSIILFYNSECAEKKDFQLLHDTKPIYWIFSKSKDESHLKHVIMILERLGFRRGDNNSHWDLLWAHDYPFKTLANNLKYLREYQKVNHIPGCGFITNKVDLSTTNIQYLPVSFRIPQDEKNFYDYIGKNPYKLFVEKSNFHRGISIKNVENIKFNNNENFIQEFIERPYLIDGYKFDVGIYTVITSIDPLRVYVYKGDVLFRFCSHQYYPFNPDDLDKYIVGDDYLPIWNISSLKQYYVSMGFSMKDTFDAYVRSRNEDPNKVWDSAYQAIKLVASKKEKQIADTMRHLNNTMNFFELVRFDFIIDEDLNVFLMEANMSPNLSSAHYPENRLLYEQVLFNLFALIGIGQRIDPAFRRQSSWRDRAVEVSDKNLVVFPEICSKCTDCIRSECQLCKFCFTDELRLILIQSYVEHQNKMDYKRIFPPNNMQVMQLNNYTLKNQLLMKWYQGKCAVDPSWCE encoded by the exons ATGGccgaaaaagtaaaaaaaaagattctttTGAATCCAACAATTATATCAAAA ATTCATAATAGACTTAGCAAATTGCagaattatattttgaatacaaaaattaaagtattttatagCAGCGTAATTTACATTGTTatactattgacatttttatacttactgtcgtcaataattttattttataacagtGAATGTGCAGAGAAAAAAGATTTCCAACTGTTACATGATACTAAACCGATTTACTGGATTTTTTCTAAAAGTAAAGATGAAAGTCATTTGAAACATGTTATCATGATTTTAGAAAGATTAGGATTTCGCCGAGGAGATAATAACTCTCATTGGGATTTATTATGGGCTCATGATTATCCTTTTAAAACACTTGCTAATAATCTCAAATATCTTCGTGAATACCAAAAAGTTAATCATATTCCAGGCTGTGGATTCATTACCAACAAAGTAGATCTCTCGACAACTAATATTCAATACCTCCCTGTTTCATTCAGAATACCtcaagatgaaaaaaatttttatgattatattgGTAAAAACCCTTATAAGTTATTCGtcgaaaaatctaattttCATCGAGGCATAAGcataaaaaatgtagaaaacataaaatttaataataacgaaaattttatacaagaatttattgaaaggcCTTACCTTATAGATGGCTATAAATTCGATGTTGGAATTTATACCGTTATTACTTCTATTGACCCTTTAAGAGTTTATGTTTACAAAGGAGATGTTTTATTCAGATTTTGTTCACATCAGTACTATCCATTTAACCCTGATGATTTAGACAAGTATATTGTAGGTGACGATTACTTGCCTATTTGGAATATATCGTctttaaaacaatattatgTAAGTATGGGTTTCTCAATGAAAGACACATTCGATGCATATGTAAGATCACGAAATGAAGATCCTAATAAAGTCTGGGACAGTGCTTATCAAGCGATCAAATTAGTCGCTTCCAAAAAAGAGAAACAAATCGCTGATACTATGAGACATTTAAATAACACTATGAATTTCTTTGAACTCGTTAGGTTTGATTTTATCATTGATGAAGATCTTAATGTGTTCTTAATGGAAGCTAACATGTCACCTAATTTATCTTCAGCTCATTATCCTGAAAATCGTTTACTATATGAGCAAGTTCTTTTTAATCTGTTTGCTTTAATCGGTATTGGTCAACGTATTGATCCAGCTTTTAGACGACAAAG ctcTTGGAGAGATCGAGCAGTAGAAgtttctgataaaaatttggtCGTTTTTCCTGAAATTTGTTCTAAGTGTACAGACTGTATCCGTTCCGAATGTCAACTatgtaaattttgttttactgATGAACTAAGACTAATTCTGATCCAAAGTTATGTTGAGCATCAAAATAAAATGGattataaaagaatttttccaccaaataat ATGCAAGTTatgcaattaaataattatactttGAAAAATCAGTTATTGATGAAGTGGTATCAAGGAAAATGTGCAGTAGATCCGTCATGGTGCGAATAA